From Drosophila nasuta strain 15112-1781.00 chromosome X, ASM2355853v1, whole genome shotgun sequence, one genomic window encodes:
- the LOC132797374 gene encoding mediator of RNA polymerase II transcription subunit 20, with translation MGVTVLQPYPLPEGKSGAHIIDHLAKRLLSLGATHAGQFLVDCETFISTPQHGTPARAVHVLHNSEYPASTFSIIDNGNGKQVALVADSIFDLLMLKMTSTFTSKKQTKIESRGARFEYGDFVIKLGSVTMMEHFKGILIEIEYRPCVTLSYCWEMIREMLQGFLGINVAKEYPTYFTTQTIMNAMGQQQLHAKQNDIYEPMDTVKQYLEHFTNYRKHVQIHGAMGSGASSVGTVGGGGPGGVLLPSSVGMGGRS, from the coding sequence ATGGGCGTCACCGTGCTTCAGCCATATCCACTGCCCGAGGGCAAGAGCGGAGCACACATTATCGACCATCTGGCGAAGCGGCTTTTATCGTTGGGCGCCACACATGCCGGTCAATTTCTCGTGGACTGCGAAACATTCATATCGACGCCACAACACGGGACACCAGCCCGTGCCGTACACGTACTGCACAACTCCGAATACCCGGCCTCGACATTCTCGATCATCGATAATGGCAATGGGAAACAAGTGGCACTTGTTGCGGACAGCATTTTCGATCTGTTGATGCTGAAAATGACATCGACCTTCACATCgaagaagcaaacaaaaatcgaatcgCGTGGCGCACGATTTGAGTACGGTGATTTTGTGATCAAACTCGGCTCCGTCACCATGATGGAGCACTTCAAGGGCATACTCATCGAGATCGAATATCGGCCGTGTGTGACGCTCTCGTATTGCTGGGAAATGATACGGGAAATGCTGCAAGGTTTCCTCGGCATCAATGTGGCCAAAGAGTATCCCACGTATTTCACCACACAAACCATCATGAATGCGATGggacagcagcagttgcatgCCAAACAGAACGACATCTATGAGCCCATGGATACGGTCAAACAGTATCTGGAGCATTTCACCAACTATCGCAAACATGTCCAGATCCATGGCGCCATGGGCAGCGGCGCCTCGTCGGTGGGCACCGTCGGGGGCGGTGGTCCCGGCGGTGTTTTGTTGCCCTCATCGGTGGGCATGGGCGGGCGGTCATGA
- the LOC132797372 gene encoding CXXC-type zinc finger protein 1-like isoform X2: MADKRKYKRSKEEIAREFDLPERKSKIATILKQDDQAYCICRTSDCSRFMIGCDGCEEWYHGDCIGITEKEAKHIKQYYCRKCKKENPELQTIFRLVATERAAATAAAVTATATAANSSGGSNNIHNSGNLEVGAQIGGNGATLPPHSGGNQQPAGGVARKNNNSNNNGNNSGSNNASGREPKAGRRCGTCEGCRRPNCNQCDACRTRVGHKPRCIYRNCVMQANATTTATTTTTTTTGRKRSEKANHQQQQQQQFQQQQRKTKAMRAASPEIFVHPELEGIRQCHGPSCRFQARPQSAAATSPGMESNALPCHRRESRPTGGHKAKAIDGPICARRAREARRGVEYGGGAGETQFDRYTAAAG; the protein is encoded by the exons aTGGCGGATAAGCGAAAATACAAGCGATCG AAAGAGGAGATTGCCCGTGAATTTGATCTGCCCGAACGCAAATCGAAAATCGCAACAATACTCAAGCAGGATGATCAGGCCTATTGCATTTGCCGCACATCCGATTGCTCACGATTTATGAT TGGCTGCGATGGCTGCGAGGAATGGTATCATGGCGACTGCATTGGCATCACCGAAAAGGAGGCCAAACACATTAAGCAGTATTATTGCCGCAAATGCAAGAAAGAGAATCCCGAACTCCAGACCATCTTCCGTCTGGTGGCCACCGAACGGGCTGCCGCCACCGCAGCCGCCGTGACGGCCACCGCAACAGCGGCCAACAGcagcggtggcagcaacaacattcaTAATAGCGGCAACTTGGAGGTTGGTGCACAAATTGGCGGCAATGGTGCAACGTTGCCGCCGCACAGTGGTGGCAATCAGCAGCCAGCTGGTGGTGTTGCtcgcaagaacaacaacagcaacaacaatggcaacaacagcggcagcaacaatgcCTCGGGCCGAGAGCCAAAAGCCGGACGTCGCTGTGGCACTTGCGAAGGTTGCCGGCGACCCAATTGCAATCAATGCGATGCATGCCGCACACGCGTTGGCCACAAACCCCGATGCATCTATCGCAATTGTGTGATGCAAGCAAATGCCacgacaacagcgacaaccacgacaacgacgacgacgggtCGCAAGCGCAGTGAGAAGGCcaaccatcagcagcagcagcagcaacagttccagcagcagcagcgcaagACGAAAGCGATGCGAGCCGCAAGTCCCGAGATATTTGTGCACCCAGAGCTGGAGGGGATTCGGCAATGCCATGGGCCGAGTTGTCGCTTCCAGGCGCGGCCGCAAA GTGCTGCCGCAACGTCTCCAGGAATGGAATCTAACGCCCTGCCATGCCACCGAAGAGAATCGCGACCAACTGGAGGTCATAAGGCAAAAGCAATCGATGGTCCGATTTGCGCTCGCCGAGCTCGAGAAGCGCGCCGAGGAGTTGAATATGGTGGTGGAGCGGGCGAAACGCAGTTCGATCGATACACAGCGGCCGCAGGATAA
- the LOC132796211 gene encoding vitellogenin-3 produces the protein MSLRTSLLLACLVAVACASKDQLKPTNWLSTSELENVPSLNDVSFERLENMPLQKGAQLIEKLYHISQIKNDLTPNFVPSASNIPVWIVKSNGDRVEAKLSNYVQKATAQSNFAEDEVTIVLTGLPQNTETTKKAMRQLEQSYLQRYNVQSQQKNAQIARQQRNKDYDATSSEETGEEWKSAKSTAGNLIIIDLGATLTNFKRYAMLDVAGTGAMIGHTLVELCNKGVPREIIHLIGQGIAAHVAGAAGQEFTVHTGNKLRRITGLDPAKLLAKRRDSLVGLSRGDADFVDAIHTSSLAMGTPQRCGDVDFYPNGVSQTVPGAQNVIEAAVRATRYFAESVRPGGERNFPAVVANSLKQYKENNGFGMRAYMGINADFDLQGDYILEVNERSPFGKRAAAQKQINYHSSHQQN, from the exons ATGAGCCTGAGAACTTCCCTGCTATTGGCGTGCCTGGTGGCCGTGGCCTGTGCCTCAAAGGATCAGCTGAAGCCAACCAACTGGTTGAGCACCAGCGAGCTGGAGAATGTGCCATCGCTGAACGATGTTTCGTTTGAGCGTCTGGAGAATATGCCACTGCAGAAGGGCGCCCAATTGATTGAGAAGCTTT ATCACATTTCGCAAATCAAGAACGATCTGACACCTAACTTTGTGCCCAGTGCCAGCAACATTCCAGTGTGGATTGTCAAGTCTAATGGCGATCGTGTCGAGGCTAAACTGAGCAACTATGTCCAGAAGGCAACAGCCCAGAGCAATTTCGCCGAGGATGAGGTGACCATTGTGCTCACCGGTCTGCCCCAGAACACTGAGACCACCAAGAAGGCGATGCGTCAACTGGAACAATCGTACTTGCAGCGTTACAATGTGCAGAGTCAGCAGAAGAACGCACAGATCGCCCGTCAGCAGAGGAACAAGGATTACGATGCCACCTCCAGCGAGGAGACTGGCGAGGAATGGAAATCGGCCAAGTCCACTGCCGGCAATTTGATC ATCATTGACTTGGGCGCCACTTTGACGAACTTCAAGCGTTATGCCATGCTCGATGTTGCTGGCACCGGTGCCATGATCGGACACACACTCGTCGAACTGTGCAACAAGGGTGTGCCCCGCGAGATTATCCATTTGATCGGTCAGGGTATCGCTGCCCATGTTGCTGGCGCCGCTGGCCAAGAGTTCACCGTGCACACCGGCAACAAGCTGCGTCGCATCACCGGTCTGGACCCCGCCAAGCTGTTGGCCAAGCGTCGCGATAGCCTCGTTGGTCTCTCCCGCGGCGATGCCGATTTCGTTGATGCCATCCACACATCCAGCTTGGCCATGGGCACACCCCAGCGTTGCGGTGATGTTGATTTCTATCCCAATGGTGTCAGCCAGACGGTGCCCGGTGCCCAGAATGTGATCGAGGCTGCTGTCCGTGCCACACGCTACTTTGCCGAGTCCGTGCGTCCAGGCGGTGAGCGCAATTTCCCCGCTGTCGTTGCCAACTCCCTGAAGCAGTACAAGGAGAACAACGGCTTTGGCATGCGTGCCTACATGGGCATCAATGCTGATTTCGATCTCCAGGGCGATTACATTCTCGAGGTCAACGAGAGGAGTCCCTTCGGCAAGCGTGCTGCTGCCCAGAAGCAGATCAACTACCACAGCTCGCACCAGCAGAACTAA
- the LOC132797372 gene encoding CXXC-type zinc finger protein 1-like isoform X1, whose translation MADKRKYKRSKEEIAREFDLPERKSKIATILKQDDQAYCICRTSDCSRFMIGCDGCEEWYHGDCIGITEKEAKHIKQYYCRKCKKENPELQTIFRLVATERAAATAAAVTATATAANSSGGSNNIHNSGNLEVGAQIGGNGATLPPHSGGNQQPAGGVARKNNNSNNNGNNSGSNNASGREPKAGRRCGTCEGCRRPNCNQCDACRTRVGHKPRCIYRNCVMQANATTTATTTTTTTTGRKRSEKANHQQQQQQQFQQQQRKTKAMRAASPEIFVHPELEGIRQCHGPSCRFQARPQSKYCSDKCGFNLATNRIFQVLPQRLQEWNLTPCHATEENRDQLEVIRQKQSMVRFALAELEKRAEELNMVVERAKRSSIDTQRPQDNADVEDEQSMYCITCGHEIHSRTAIKHMEKCFNKYESQASFGSIFQTRMEGNNMFCDFYNPASKTYCKRLRVLCPEHSKDPKVSDTDVCGSPLVNNVFNPTGEFCRAPKKNCFKHYAWEKIRRAEIDLERVRQWLKMDDLMEQERLLRQQLSSRANLLGLMLHSTYNHEVMDELVRKQQEHFAELEKQKRRQAQFDQQQQQQQQQQQQQQHQQQQQQTQQQQQQPHQQQQHYQQKLQHRQQQQQLQQQLQQQQQQQQQQHHHHQVMFQ comes from the exons aTGGCGGATAAGCGAAAATACAAGCGATCG AAAGAGGAGATTGCCCGTGAATTTGATCTGCCCGAACGCAAATCGAAAATCGCAACAATACTCAAGCAGGATGATCAGGCCTATTGCATTTGCCGCACATCCGATTGCTCACGATTTATGAT TGGCTGCGATGGCTGCGAGGAATGGTATCATGGCGACTGCATTGGCATCACCGAAAAGGAGGCCAAACACATTAAGCAGTATTATTGCCGCAAATGCAAGAAAGAGAATCCCGAACTCCAGACCATCTTCCGTCTGGTGGCCACCGAACGGGCTGCCGCCACCGCAGCCGCCGTGACGGCCACCGCAACAGCGGCCAACAGcagcggtggcagcaacaacattcaTAATAGCGGCAACTTGGAGGTTGGTGCACAAATTGGCGGCAATGGTGCAACGTTGCCGCCGCACAGTGGTGGCAATCAGCAGCCAGCTGGTGGTGTTGCtcgcaagaacaacaacagcaacaacaatggcaacaacagcggcagcaacaatgcCTCGGGCCGAGAGCCAAAAGCCGGACGTCGCTGTGGCACTTGCGAAGGTTGCCGGCGACCCAATTGCAATCAATGCGATGCATGCCGCACACGCGTTGGCCACAAACCCCGATGCATCTATCGCAATTGTGTGATGCAAGCAAATGCCacgacaacagcgacaaccacgacaacgacgacgacgggtCGCAAGCGCAGTGAGAAGGCcaaccatcagcagcagcagcagcaacagttccagcagcagcagcgcaagACGAAAGCGATGCGAGCCGCAAGTCCCGAGATATTTGTGCACCCAGAGCTGGAGGGGATTCGGCAATGCCATGGGCCGAGTTGTCGCTTCCAGGCGCGGCCGCAAAGTAAATACTGCAGCGACAAGTGCGGCTTCAATCTCGCTACGAATCGTATATTCCAGGTGCTGCCGCAACGTCTCCAGGAATGGAATCTAACGCCCTGCCATGCCACCGAAGAGAATCGCGACCAACTGGAGGTCATAAGGCAAAAGCAATCGATGGTCCGATTTGCGCTCGCCGAGCTCGAGAAGCGCGCCGAGGAGTTGAATATGGTGGTGGAGCGGGCGAAACGCAGTTCGATCGATACACAGCGGCCGCAGGATAACGCCGATGTGGAGGATGAGCAGAGCATGTATTGCATAACGTGTGGCCATGAGATACATTCGCGTACGGCGATCAAGCACATGGAGAAGTGCTTCAACAAATACGAATCGCAGGCCAGCTTTGGAAGTATCTTTCAGACACGCATGGAGGGCAACAATATGTTCTGTGACTTTTACAATCCCGCCAGCAAAACGTATTGCAAACGCTTGCGTGTCCTCTGTCCCGAGCACAGCAAGGATCCCAAGGTCAGCGATACGGATGTCTGCGGCTCGCCGCTCGTCAACAATGTGTTCAATCCCACCGGCGAATTTTGCCGGGCGCCCAAAAAGAATTGCTTCAAGCACTACGCCTGGGAGAAGATTCGGCGGGCGGAAATCGACTTGGAGCGTGTCCGGCAGTGGCTCAAAATGGATGACCTCATGGAGCAGGAGCGTCTGTTGCGTCAGCAGTTGAGTTCGCGTGCCAATTTGCTCGGCTTGATGCTCCACTCGACGTACAATCACGAGGTGATGGATGAATTGGTGCGCAAGCAGCAGGAGCATTTTGCTGAGCTCGAGAAGCAGAAGCGACGCCAAGCGCAATTcgaccagcagcaacaacaacaacagcagcaacaacaacagcagcaacatcagcagcagcaacaacagacgcagcaacaacagcagcagccacatcaacagcagcaacactatcaacaaaagctgcagcatcgacagcagcaacaacagttgcaacaacaactacaacaacaacaacaacagcagcaacaacaacatcatcatcatcaggtGATGTTTCAATAG
- the LOC132797373 gene encoding programmed cell death protein 4, protein MELESHSNKHANGDTSSVGDGSDSKESSVERELNGEIEAVELNGSGSSNGHHHHHQGSGHMKKPLPVGDGHDGRIKRKARRLIQRQNSGSGSNAGSSSTTISLTNGGSASNASGASASSATGSSANASAALSSLSNGILPAGTGYVVPHRRWKNSRRSRNLQRGRGLPKKGGAGGKGVWGLPGSEVLAEVYEDENDPNYDSECNDRNVELREVITEITPEEFFKLAEPIVLEYYEHGDTHEVAVSFDEILQSPLREHITSILVEIAMDHKDSQREMTSVLISDLYGRVITGKDIEKGFNMLLANLPDLILDTPEAPVMLGNFMARAIADDCMPPKFVSRPEEHQQLNEHAEQALRRADALLHKQVWAHLDNVWGMGGPLRPVKTITKQMTLLLKEYLSSRDVAEAQRCLRALEVPHYHHELVYEAIVMTLESLSQTTEEAMCELLKSLDLTCLVLPAGMEQGFMRVYDDMADIVLDVPLAYIILDRFVERCNRAGFLTDKIINNVPSRGRKRFVSEGDGGHVKPATLPMRD, encoded by the exons ATGGAGTTAGAGTCGCACAGCAACAAACACGCCAATGGCGACACGTCAAGCGTTGGGGATGGCTCGGACTCAAAGGAAAGCTCCGTGGAACGCGAATTGAATGGCGAAATCGAGGCAGTGGAGCTAAATGGCAGCGGCTCATCGAAtgggcatcatcatcatcatcagggATCAGGTCACATGAAAAAACCGCTGCCCGTGGGCGATGGACACGATGGTCGGATCAAACGCAAGGCACGTCGCCTCATCCAAAGACAGAACAGCGGCAGCGGATCAAATgccggcagcagcagtacAACAATATCGCTGACCAATGGAGGCAGTGCATCAAATGCATCTGGTGCATCGGCCAGCTCAGCAACAGGTTCCAGCGCCAATGCGTCAGCGGCACTCTCATCGCTGTCCAATGGCATCCTTCCAGCGGGCACCGGGTATGTGGTGCCGCATCGTCGCTGGAAGAATAGCCGAAGATCCCGGAATCTGCAGCGCGGTCGTGGACTGCCCAAGAAGGGCGGAGCCGGGGGCAAGGGTGTGTGGGGATTGCCCGGTTCGGAGGTACTCGCCGAGGTGTATGAGGATGAGAATGATCCCAACTACGATAGCGAGTGCAACGATCGGAATGTGGAGCTACGCGAAGTGATTACCGAAATCACACCCGAGGAGTTCTTCAAGCTCGCCGAACCGATCGTGCTCGAGTACTACGAGCATGGCGATACCCATGAGGTGGCTGTCAGCTTCGATGAGATACTGCAGAGTCCGTTGCGTGAACACATCACCAGCATACTGGTCGAGATTGCCATGGATCACAAGGATTCGCAGCGGGAAATGACCTCGGTGCTCATTTCGGATCTCTACGGTCGCGTCATCACCGGCAAGGACATCGAGAAGGGCTTCAACATGCTGTTGGCCAATCTGCCCGACCTCATACTCGACACCCCCGAGGCCCCCGTCATGCTTGGCAATTTCATGGCCCGCGCCATCGCCGACGATTGCATGCCACCGAAATTCGTCAGTCGACCCGAGGAGCATCAGCAGCTAAACGAGCACGCCGAGCAGGCGTTGCGACGTGCCGACGCCCTGCTCCACAAGCAGGTCTGGGCACATCTCGACAACGTTTGGGGCATGGGCGGTCCCTTGCGACCGGTGAAGACGATCACCAAGCAGATGACCCTCCTCCTCAAGGAGTATCTCTCGTCGCGGGATGTCGCCGAGGCGCAGCGTTGTCTCCGTGCCCTTGAGGTGCCCCACTATCATCATGAGCTTGTCTATGAGGCTATTGTGATGACTCTCGAATCGCTCAGTCAGACCACCGAGGAGGCCATGTGTGAGCTGCTCAAATCGCTGGATTTAACCTGTCTGGTTTTGCCAGCGGGCATGGAGCAG GGCTTCATGCGAGTCTACGATGATATGGCGGACATCGTGCTGGACGTGCCATTGGCGTACATAATACTCGATCGATTTGTGGAGCGCTGTAATCGTGCCGGTTTTCTAACCGACAAGATTATCAACAATGTGCCATCACG TGGTCGCAAGCGTTTCGTCTCTGAGGGCGACGGTGGCCACGTGAAGCCCGCAACTTTGCCCATGCGCGACTAA
- the LOC132796699 gene encoding probable RNA 3'-terminal phosphate cyclase-like protein, with translation MPPVAQEGNCLIYRGSNFLKQRLVLSCLSGKPVKITQIRSEDATAPGLREYEISLIRLLDKLTNGTKIELNPAGTSVMFSPGLLHGGHVEHDCCVQRGIGYYLDALIALGPFCKMPLKCQLRGVTNSNDSPSVDHVKGAALSLLKRYLLVDEGLELRVVRRGVAPLGGGEIVFTCPVRKSLRAIQLQEPGMVKRIRGTVYACKVSPAMANRTVESAKGCMLKFLPDVYIYTDQNRGKMSGNSPGFGICLLAETTDGVCFAADCISNTREESDTPSIPEDLGREAAMRLLDEIYRGGCCDSAYQWLAALYMALGQKHVSKFLTGALSTYTVHFLQHLRDFFSVTFKLENPEIDDDEVDDVRGAQKVLMTCVGIGYTNVSKRVL, from the exons ATGCCACCTGTGGCCCAAGAAGGCAATTGCCTCATCTATCGTGGCAGCAACTTTCTCAAACAACGCCTCGTGCTCTCCTGTTTGAGCGGCAAGCCAGtaaaaattacacaaataCGCTCCGAAGACGCAACGGCGCCCGGTCTGCGGGAATATGAGATAAGTCTGATACGACTACTGGACAAACTGACAAATGGCACCAAAATCGAACTCAATCCCGCCGGCACAAGTGTCATGTTCAGTCCCGGCCTCTTGCACGGCGGCCACGTTGAGCACGATTGTTGCGTGCAGCGCGGCATCGGATATTATTTGGATGCCTTGATTGCCCTGGGCCCGTTCTGCAAGATGCCACTGAAGTGCCAGCTGCGTGGTGTGACCAATAGCAACGATTCCCCATCGGTGGATCATGTCAAGGGCGCTGCATTGTCGCTACTCAAGCGTTATCTGCTCGTCGACGAGGGTCTGGAGCTGCGTGTTGTGCGTCGCGGTGTGGCGCCTCTCGGCGGCGGCGAAATCGTCTTCACGTGTCCCGTGCGCAAAAGTCTGCGTGCCATTCAGCTACAGGAACCGGGCATGGTGAAGCGGATTCGCGGCACCGTCTATGCCTGCAAAGTGTCGCCAGCGATGGCGAATCGCACTGTGGAGTCGGCTAAGGGTTGCATGCTCAAGTTTCTGCCCGATGTTTACATCTATACGGATCAGAATCGCGGCAAGATGTCTGGCAATTCGCCTGGCTTTGGCATCTGTCTGCTGGCCGAGACCACAGACggtgtttgctttgctgccGACTGCATTTCCAACACCCGAGAGGAATCC GATACACCTTCTATACCCGAGGATTTGGGTCGCGAGGCTGCAATGCGTCTGCTCGACGAGATCTATCGCGGAGGCTGCTGTGATTCCGCCTATCAATGGCTCGCTGCTCTTTACATGGCTCTGGGACAGAAGCATGTCTCCAAATTTCTAACAG GTGCTCTATCCACATATACGGTGCACTTTTTGCAGCATTTGCGCGACTTTTTCTCGGTCACATTCAAGCTGGAGAATCCAGAgatcgatgacgatgaggtTGATGATGTGCGTGGAGCACAAAAAGTCCTGATGACTTGCGTGGGCATTGGCTACACCAATGTCAGTAAGCGAGTCTTGTAG